A stretch of Carnobacterium iners DNA encodes these proteins:
- the trkA gene encoding Trk system potassium transporter TrkA, translating to MKIVIVGGGKVGEFLCVALSTEGNDVILIEKNSRILERIVNKTEIIGIVGNGANYDVQIEANVPECDVFIAVTEMDEINMIASIIAKKLGAKNTILRARNREYSSHIDFVRESLGITMLINPELEAAKHMANLIKFPSALSVESFVYGRVNMVELEINEKSKLANINLVEFKNQHKDIMVMIVLRGEEAFIPFGESILQKGDRIYVTGGQKQLNKFYKAAGSYKEKIRSVMIIGGGRITYYLLSLLAPLKLNIKVIEHNEEKAIELSSHFPEVVVINGDGTDQTLLDEERMEMYDAVISLTGVDEENVINSMYAAKKDVKKIITKINRISLMKILGSVGLQSVITPKQIIANSIIRFVRSLEESEGSDVEALYRLAYDQVEVLQFKVKESSKIINIPLSQLNTKNNLLIAYIIRKKKVIFPDGKDVIKPKDYVVVVSSNSYFNDIDDIREPNKVKKNE from the coding sequence ATGAAAATTGTTATTGTAGGTGGAGGGAAAGTTGGCGAATTTCTTTGTGTCGCACTCTCTACAGAAGGAAACGACGTCATTCTGATTGAGAAAAATAGTAGGATTTTAGAAAGAATAGTTAATAAAACTGAAATCATTGGAATTGTTGGCAATGGTGCAAACTATGATGTTCAAATAGAGGCGAATGTCCCTGAATGTGATGTATTTATTGCAGTAACCGAAATGGATGAAATCAACATGATTGCTTCTATTATAGCAAAGAAATTAGGCGCTAAAAACACTATTTTAAGAGCAAGGAATAGAGAATATTCATCTCATATAGATTTTGTTCGCGAAAGCTTAGGCATCACTATGCTGATTAATCCTGAACTAGAAGCTGCTAAACATATGGCTAACTTAATCAAATTTCCTTCGGCATTGAGCGTAGAATCATTTGTTTATGGACGAGTAAATATGGTGGAATTAGAAATCAATGAAAAAAGTAAATTAGCTAATATTAATTTAGTGGAATTCAAAAACCAGCATAAAGATATTATGGTTATGATTGTTCTTAGAGGTGAAGAAGCCTTTATTCCTTTTGGTGAGAGTATTTTACAAAAAGGAGACCGTATTTATGTGACCGGTGGTCAAAAACAATTAAATAAATTTTATAAAGCAGCAGGTTCTTATAAAGAAAAAATCAGATCCGTGATGATAATCGGTGGAGGAAGAATTACTTATTATCTACTATCTCTATTAGCTCCACTGAAACTAAACATCAAAGTTATTGAGCACAATGAGGAAAAAGCTATTGAATTAAGTAGTCATTTTCCAGAGGTAGTTGTTATTAATGGAGATGGAACAGACCAAACGTTATTAGATGAAGAGCGCATGGAAATGTACGATGCTGTTATTAGTTTAACAGGCGTAGACGAAGAAAATGTTATCAACTCGATGTATGCTGCAAAAAAAGATGTGAAAAAAATCATTACAAAAATTAACCGCATTTCGCTAATGAAAATACTTGGCAGTGTTGGCTTGCAATCGGTAATTACACCAAAACAAATTATTGCTAATTCAATCATCCGTTTTGTCCGCTCACTAGAAGAGTCTGAAGGTTCAGATGTTGAGGCTTTATATCGTCTAGCGTATGATCAAGTAGAAGTCCTTCAGTTTAAAGTTAAAGAAAGCAGTAAAATTATCAATATCCCATTAAGTCAGTTAAATACTAAAAATAACCTCTTAATTGCTTATATCATTAGAAAAAAGAAAGTTATTTTCCCTGATGGAAAAGACGTTATTAAACCAAAAGATTATGTTGTTGTCGTAAGCTCAAACAGCTACTTTAATGATATTGATGATATAAGAGAGCCAAATAAGGTCAAAAAAAATGAATAA
- the gcvH gene encoding glycine cleavage system protein GcvH, whose amino-acid sequence MNEKKMERYYTEEHEWVMPIGDEKVRIGITDYAAKELGDVVYVELPEILSHVSPGDEIGTVESTKSASVIFAPISGKILSVNEELEDAPELVNEGPLNEGWMTEVQLSDPSELADLLTQEEYMQLVEKLEDEEEDSEEE is encoded by the coding sequence ATGAATGAAAAAAAAATGGAACGGTATTATACAGAAGAGCATGAATGGGTTATGCCAATAGGAGATGAGAAAGTTCGAATAGGAATAACAGACTACGCTGCAAAAGAATTGGGCGATGTTGTCTACGTCGAACTTCCGGAAATATTAAGTCATGTTAGTCCAGGAGATGAAATAGGCACAGTTGAGTCAACGAAGTCAGCATCCGTTATTTTTGCACCCATTTCTGGGAAAATCCTTTCAGTTAATGAGGAATTAGAAGACGCCCCTGAACTGGTTAACGAAGGCCCGTTAAATGAAGGATGGATGACAGAAGTTCAATTAAGTGATCCAAGTGAACTGGCAGACTTATTGACACAAGAAGAATACATGCAGCTAGTTGAAAAATTAGAAGATGAAGAAGAAGATAGCGAGGAGGAATAA
- the gcvT gene encoding glycine cleavage system aminomethyltransferase GcvT, whose product MTLKNNLKQTPLFNYYQKNKIKLVDFGGWAMPIQFTGIIEEHKAVRNEAGLFDVSHMGEFLVEGEDAKTYLNALLTNDVSKIVVGESQYHAMCYPDGGTVDDLILSKLAENSYLVTVNAGNIQKDYHWMKEKIIKKVTLTDTSDLIGLLAIQGPLAERILQKLTKDDLSVIQSFHFKQQLSIAGIDDIMVSRTGYTGEDGFELYLAADKAAQLWEALLEAGKEMGLKPCGLGSRDTLRLESAYSLYGHELTADSSQLQAGIGFVVKTTKPTNFVGKKVLKQQRKVGMQQKIRGFELLGKGIARAGCKIYDDRGKEIGIVTSGTKSPTLNKSIGLAFINIENSERGSRLQVEIRTKLIEAILVETPFYKREIK is encoded by the coding sequence ATGACCTTGAAAAACAACTTGAAACAAACCCCTCTTTTTAATTATTATCAAAAAAATAAGATTAAATTGGTGGATTTTGGCGGATGGGCAATGCCTATTCAGTTTACGGGTATCATTGAGGAGCATAAAGCCGTAAGGAATGAAGCTGGCTTATTTGATGTCTCCCACATGGGAGAATTTTTAGTTGAAGGAGAAGATGCAAAAACGTATCTTAACGCGCTTTTAACAAATGACGTATCAAAAATAGTCGTGGGAGAATCACAATATCATGCGATGTGTTATCCAGATGGTGGCACAGTCGATGATCTTATTCTTTCTAAATTAGCGGAAAATAGTTACTTGGTAACCGTTAATGCTGGCAACATCCAAAAAGATTACCATTGGATGAAGGAAAAAATAATAAAGAAGGTTACGTTAACAGATACGTCGGATTTGATAGGGTTATTGGCAATACAAGGACCTCTTGCAGAAAGAATCTTACAAAAGTTAACAAAAGATGACCTAAGTGTAATCCAATCGTTTCATTTTAAACAACAGCTTTCAATAGCTGGAATTGACGATATCATGGTTTCAAGAACCGGTTATACGGGAGAAGACGGATTCGAACTTTACCTTGCTGCGGATAAAGCAGCGCAATTATGGGAAGCATTGCTCGAAGCTGGAAAAGAAATGGGTCTAAAACCTTGCGGCTTAGGCTCTAGAGATACGCTTCGACTTGAATCAGCTTACTCACTTTATGGTCATGAGTTGACAGCGGACAGTAGTCAACTTCAAGCGGGTATTGGCTTTGTAGTGAAAACGACTAAACCAACTAATTTTGTTGGGAAAAAAGTTCTTAAACAACAACGCAAAGTAGGCATGCAACAAAAAATAAGAGGCTTTGAATTACTTGGTAAGGGAATTGCACGTGCGGGTTGTAAAATATACGATGATAGGGGAAAAGAAATTGGCATAGTCACTTCGGGTACAAAATCACCGACGTTAAATAAAAGTATTGGATTAGCATTTATAAATATAGAGAATAGTGAACGAGGCTCACGGCTTCAGGTAGAGATTCGCACAAAGCTAATTGAAGCTATTTTAGTGGAAACCCCTTTTTATAAAAGAGAAATAAAATAA
- a CDS encoding MurR/RpiR family transcriptional regulator — translation MITNLNLSNRISQNFTFLTKKDKHIATYILENQKDADSWNIKDLAHLTNTSNATITRFCHKLNYHSFSEFKTLISQELHQTPEPAQLTEKITDYYNQLIYSSSQLINPLQIAELIQAIQKASKIVVFGLGSSGLSAMELGNRLTRMGLVIDAVKDPHMMIMSATLLNEGDLLIAISNSGETDAIVQACETAKKENATIFAITNRNHTSLTEIATAVLFASDNRTIVDERFINSQLPIYFILDMLCYVLLENESYLANRKKTLLALELH, via the coding sequence ATGATAACTAACTTAAACCTTTCGAATCGTATTTCACAAAATTTTACCTTTTTAACAAAAAAAGACAAACACATTGCAACCTATATTTTAGAAAATCAAAAAGATGCTGATTCATGGAATATTAAAGATTTAGCGCATCTAACAAACACATCTAATGCTACTATCACACGTTTTTGCCATAAATTGAATTACCATAGTTTTTCAGAATTTAAGACTCTTATTAGTCAAGAATTACATCAAACTCCAGAACCTGCTCAGCTAACAGAAAAAATAACGGATTATTACAACCAGTTGATTTATTCTTCTTCACAATTAATCAATCCTTTACAAATTGCTGAGTTAATACAAGCTATTCAAAAAGCTTCCAAAATAGTCGTTTTTGGTTTAGGCAGTTCGGGTCTAAGCGCCATGGAATTAGGCAACCGTCTTACAAGAATGGGATTGGTTATTGATGCTGTCAAAGATCCGCATATGATGATTATGAGCGCGACATTATTAAATGAAGGTGATTTATTAATTGCTATCTCAAACTCTGGTGAGACAGATGCCATTGTTCAGGCTTGCGAGACTGCAAAAAAAGAAAATGCAACAATTTTTGCTATCACAAATCGGAATCACACTAGCTTAACTGAGATTGCAACCGCTGTTTTATTCGCTTCAGACAATAGAACGATTGTAGATGAGCGCTTTATCAATAGTCAACTACCTATTTACTTTATTTTAGATATGTTGTGCTATGTTTTACTTGAAAATGAATCCTACTTGGCCAACCGTAAAAAGACTTTACTTGCTTTAGAACTTCACTAA
- a CDS encoding TrkH family potassium uptake protein, with translation MNKSVVKFIIGRILRIEAVLMIAPLIVSFIYKEDRVYQFSFLIVMAVLVLISYLLCRGEVDKRQMYAKEGFIIVSLSWIILSFFGSLPFVISGDIPSFVDAFFETSSGFTTTGSSILTDVEALAHSMLFWRSFTHLVGGMGVLVFALAVMPQTGSESVHIMKAEVPGPVFGKVVAKLSASARILYMIYLSMAAVMVVLLLFGGMSFFDALLHAFGTAGTGGFGVRNGSILAYDSTYIDVVLSVGMILFGINFNLYYFILIGRIKEAFSSEELRWYFAIIGSAILFICLNIYTTYESIGIMVRDVFFSVSSIITTTGFSTVNFGEWPLFSRMILLSLMFFGGMAGSTAGGLKISRIALLIKSASAEFKRMSQPNRIVVIKYEKKTIEQDALRSVVNYLLVYIVIFIALVLIISLDFNDFESAFSSIVATFNNIGPGLGVVGPMGGYSGLSDWSKILLSFVMIAGRLEIFPIIILFSSRTWRR, from the coding sequence ATGAATAAGTCAGTTGTGAAATTTATAATTGGAAGAATTTTAAGAATCGAAGCAGTTTTAATGATTGCTCCTCTGATTGTTAGCTTCATTTATAAAGAAGATAGAGTGTATCAATTTAGTTTTCTAATTGTTATGGCCGTTTTAGTACTGATTAGCTATTTATTGTGTAGAGGTGAAGTTGATAAGCGTCAGATGTATGCTAAAGAAGGATTTATTATTGTTTCACTATCATGGATCATCCTATCGTTTTTTGGTTCTTTGCCTTTTGTTATAAGTGGCGATATTCCTTCTTTTGTCGATGCTTTTTTTGAGACAAGTAGTGGGTTTACAACAACAGGTTCAAGTATCTTAACCGATGTTGAAGCATTAGCCCATTCTATGTTATTTTGGCGAAGCTTTACACATTTAGTTGGAGGTATGGGGGTATTGGTCTTTGCGCTAGCTGTTATGCCACAAACGGGATCAGAATCCGTCCATATCATGAAAGCAGAAGTACCTGGTCCAGTCTTCGGTAAGGTTGTAGCAAAGTTATCTGCTTCGGCTAGAATTTTATATATGATTTATCTTTCAATGGCTGCAGTGATGGTTGTTTTATTGCTTTTCGGAGGGATGAGTTTTTTTGACGCGTTGTTGCATGCCTTCGGGACAGCGGGTACTGGTGGTTTCGGAGTTCGAAATGGTAGTATACTAGCCTATGATAGCACCTATATCGATGTTGTTTTAAGTGTTGGTATGATTTTATTCGGAATTAACTTCAATTTGTATTATTTTATTTTAATTGGGCGTATAAAAGAAGCGTTTAGCAGTGAAGAATTACGTTGGTATTTTGCTATCATTGGGTCTGCCATTCTTTTCATTTGTTTAAATATTTATACTACGTATGAATCAATTGGTATTATGGTAAGAGATGTCTTCTTTTCAGTATCTTCGATTATTACGACAACAGGTTTTTCGACCGTCAACTTTGGAGAATGGCCACTTTTTTCAAGGATGATTTTATTGTCGTTGATGTTTTTTGGTGGTATGGCGGGATCTACAGCTGGAGGTTTGAAAATTTCAAGAATAGCATTACTAATAAAATCGGCCAGTGCTGAGTTTAAAAGAATGAGCCAACCAAATCGTATCGTAGTCATCAAATATGAAAAAAAGACTATTGAACAAGATGCTCTTCGAAGTGTAGTAAATTACTTATTGGTTTATATTGTCATTTTTATAGCTTTAGTTTTAATTATCTCGTTAGATTTTAACGACTTTGAATCTGCATTTAGTTCAATTGTAGCAACATTTAACAACATTGGCCCTGGTTTAGGTGTAGTCGGGCCAATGGGAGGCTATTCAGGACTATCTGATTGGTCAAAAATTTTATTGTCTTTCGTTATGATTGCTGGCAGACTGGAAATATTCCCAATTATTATTCTTTTTTCTAGTAGAACGTGGAGAAGGTAA
- a CDS encoding EamA family transporter, whose translation MRQNFGRLGLLLVTVIWGTGYVVSDLALGVLNPYQLIAGRFSIAFVVILILFSNKIKI comes from the coding sequence ATGAGACAAAATTTTGGACGATTGGGACTTTTACTCGTTACGGTTATATGGGGAACAGGATATGTTGTCAGCGATTTAGCTTTGGGTGTTTTAAATCCTTATCAATTGATAGCAGGACGCTTTTCAATAGCCTTCGTAGTTATCCTAATACTATTTTCAAATAAAATAAAAATATAA
- the gcvPA gene encoding aminomethyl-transferring glycine dehydrogenase subunit GcvPA codes for MGNHFRYLPDTAKDREEMLATLEVSSLSELFTDIPDKLQLKEPLAIPAALHEFALEKKIRRMANKNKDSKDYVFFLGAGTYDHYIPSTVDHVLSRSEFYTAYTPYQAEASQGELQALFEFQTMICELTGMDAANSSLYDGFTAMGEAATLAVRSTKRNKVIVSKGVHPQGREVLKTVSTGFNYQVAEAKLKGDTTDLIELKNLIDQETAAVIIQHPNFFGSIEDLTEIKAIAESNHALLIVVANPLALALLEAPGNLGADIVVGDTQPLGLSMSYGGPHCGYFAVKKKDIRKLPGRIVGQSLDKEGKRGFVLTLQTREQHIKREKATSNMSSNQALIALASAVFMSALGKEGLRRMAQLNIEKADYMANILNEKGFSVNNQAPFFNEFVVELPFSIQQTNKALMNQKMIGGYNIEKEYGLKNHMLVAVTEQRTKEEIDAFIAVLEGMIK; via the coding sequence GTGGGAAATCATTTCAGATATCTTCCAGATACAGCAAAAGATCGTGAAGAGATGCTAGCAACTCTAGAAGTTTCTTCGCTATCTGAATTATTTACTGATATTCCAGATAAGCTTCAGTTGAAAGAACCACTAGCTATCCCAGCTGCTTTGCATGAATTTGCCTTAGAGAAAAAAATACGAAGGATGGCAAATAAAAACAAAGACAGCAAAGATTATGTGTTTTTCTTAGGAGCGGGGACCTATGATCATTACATTCCAAGTACGGTGGATCATGTTCTTTCTCGTTCAGAATTTTATACGGCTTATACCCCTTATCAAGCAGAAGCGAGTCAAGGAGAGTTGCAAGCACTATTCGAGTTTCAAACGATGATTTGTGAACTGACAGGAATGGATGCAGCTAATTCTTCGCTTTATGATGGCTTTACAGCGATGGGAGAAGCGGCCACACTTGCTGTTCGAAGTACGAAAAGAAATAAAGTCATTGTTTCAAAAGGTGTACACCCCCAAGGACGCGAAGTATTAAAAACGGTTTCAACTGGATTTAATTATCAAGTAGCAGAAGCGAAATTAAAAGGAGATACCACAGACTTAATAGAATTGAAAAACCTCATCGATCAAGAAACAGCCGCTGTTATCATCCAGCACCCTAATTTTTTTGGTTCAATAGAGGATTTGACAGAAATAAAAGCAATCGCCGAATCGAATCATGCACTGCTTATTGTTGTAGCAAATCCTTTAGCACTAGCTTTACTAGAAGCACCTGGAAACTTAGGAGCGGATATTGTTGTAGGCGATACTCAACCATTGGGCTTATCGATGTCATATGGTGGTCCGCACTGTGGCTATTTTGCTGTTAAGAAAAAAGATATCCGAAAATTACCGGGTCGGATTGTTGGCCAATCTTTAGATAAAGAGGGGAAACGCGGCTTTGTATTAACGTTACAAACACGCGAACAACACATCAAACGTGAAAAAGCCACATCAAATATGAGTTCTAACCAAGCATTAATTGCATTAGCTTCAGCAGTCTTTATGTCTGCCTTGGGTAAAGAGGGATTACGTCGGATGGCTCAGTTAAATATTGAAAAAGCTGATTATATGGCTAATATATTAAATGAAAAAGGATTTTCTGTTAACAACCAAGCTCCTTTTTTCAATGAATTTGTTGTTGAACTTCCTTTTTCAATTCAACAAACAAATAAAGCGCTAATGAATCAAAAAATGATTGGTGGATATAATATAGAAAAAGAATATGGTCTTAAAAATCATATGTTAGTTGCGGTAACAGAACAACGGACAAAAGAAGAGATAGATGCATTCATTGCTGTGTTGGAAGGGATGATAAAATGA
- a CDS encoding IS4 family transposase: MDKYKTNSAFNKWFSSIKLNLLPSPIQKKIVDFDKYHKKLSFFQALQLFLHGINDEKESLREMDAAFVSKELQKEMGMTSISYSQLSRTLSKIDSEILLAIFSQLVSQAKNKRPVTKRNSLYLIDSSTFSLNQNLYQWADFRKTTSGVKLHLKLCFMDNEHLYPDEFTLTNAVEHDTNQLEVLVNQPEATYVFDRGYLDFERLDTMHSQGYFFVTRIKKNTKVHVLEPLVASKSESVISDQMVALGAQNHLTSRFRLVTVQDKKGKTLQFITNRFDCSSTDIAEMYKARWQIELFFKHIKQHMTIKKFFSRSEKGVVNQLILAMIASLLTYLIKLKTKSKQSVFQIKRFFRYLLFQPAEEWFNLLIPT, from the coding sequence ATGGATAAGTATAAAACAAATTCTGCTTTTAATAAATGGTTTTCTTCCATTAAGCTAAATCTTTTACCAAGCCCTATTCAAAAAAAGATTGTTGACTTTGATAAATACCATAAGAAACTTAGTTTCTTCCAAGCTCTTCAACTTTTTCTTCATGGAATCAATGACGAAAAAGAAAGTCTTAGAGAGATGGATGCGGCTTTTGTTTCGAAAGAACTTCAAAAAGAAATGGGTATGACTAGTATCAGTTATTCTCAGCTCTCTAGAACTCTCTCAAAAATAGATTCAGAGATTCTTTTAGCCATTTTTAGTCAGCTGGTTAGTCAGGCTAAAAATAAAAGGCCCGTAACGAAACGAAATAGTCTCTACCTAATTGATTCTTCGACGTTTTCACTTAACCAAAACCTTTATCAATGGGCTGATTTTCGTAAAACAACATCAGGAGTTAAGCTTCACTTAAAACTCTGCTTTATGGATAATGAACATCTTTACCCAGATGAATTTACACTGACTAACGCCGTCGAGCACGATACAAATCAGTTAGAAGTATTGGTTAATCAACCTGAAGCGACTTATGTGTTTGATCGCGGTTACCTTGATTTTGAACGATTAGATACGATGCACTCGCAGGGCTACTTCTTTGTGACAAGAATCAAAAAGAATACAAAAGTTCATGTTTTAGAACCATTAGTAGCTTCCAAGAGTGAGTCCGTTATCAGCGACCAAATGGTCGCATTAGGTGCTCAGAACCATCTAACGTCCAGATTTCGTTTAGTAACCGTTCAAGATAAAAAGGGGAAAACTCTCCAGTTTATTACCAATCGTTTTGACTGCTCCTCTACTGACATTGCAGAAATGTACAAAGCACGTTGGCAAATAGAGCTGTTCTTCAAGCATATTAAACAACATATGACGATTAAAAAGTTTTTTTCGAGAAGTGAAAAAGGGGTTGTCAATCAGCTGATTTTAGCCATGATTGCCAGTTTATTAACCTATTTGATTAAGTTAAAAACAAAAAGTAAACAGTCTGTTTTCCAAATCAAACGATTTTTTCGTTACCTGTTATTTCAACCGGCAGAAGAATGGTTTAATCTTTTGATACCGACTTAG
- a CDS encoding DMT family transporter: protein MLYLAFLFQTVGLSYTTPSKNAFLTAVNVVLVPFIGLILYKNNIALRAYLGALLSVIGIGLLSLEGFSGFNLGDFLTLIGAVFFSFQIILTSRFVRTENIFSIVIVQMGVAAICGVGTMLLRGDQLPEFTLTGTLSVVYLGFFSTMFGFMLQTAAQRFTTDTETAVILSMESLWGMLFSIILLQEVITTQMGIGAALILVGVLVSEINLKKIFFKRKQQAISEKIEKEMTNG from the coding sequence ATTCTATACTTAGCATTTTTATTTCAAACAGTAGGATTGAGTTACACAACACCTTCTAAAAATGCTTTTTTAACAGCTGTCAATGTAGTTTTAGTTCCTTTTATTGGACTAATTCTATATAAAAATAACATTGCATTAAGAGCTTATTTAGGTGCATTATTATCGGTTATAGGAATCGGGTTGCTTTCTTTAGAAGGATTTAGCGGATTTAACCTGGGAGATTTTTTAACATTGATTGGAGCGGTCTTTTTTTCATTTCAAATTATTTTAACTAGTCGTTTTGTACGAACAGAAAATATTTTTTCTATTGTAATTGTTCAAATGGGAGTGGCAGCAATTTGCGGCGTAGGCACTATGCTCTTGAGAGGAGACCAACTGCCAGAATTCACCTTAACAGGGACTCTTTCAGTGGTATATTTAGGCTTTTTTTCTACGATGTTTGGTTTTATGCTTCAAACGGCAGCCCAACGATTTACTACAGATACCGAAACAGCTGTCATCTTGTCAATGGAGTCACTATGGGGAATGTTGTTTTCGATTATCCTTTTGCAAGAAGTTATAACAACACAAATGGGAATTGGAGCAGCACTAATTTTGGTGGGTGTATTGGTATCTGAAATTAACTTAAAAAAAATCTTCTTTAAAAGAAAGCAGCAAGCCATAAGTGAAAAGATAGAAAAGGAAATGACAAATGGATGA
- a CDS encoding ISLre2 family transposase, which translates to MDNIISKLYEIIKESSDLIATEESIQLYMYEVFTELLGDIFIHVNQTIKEQKQQEGWKVKREDWKTVQFIFGPVRYRRTLMADQENQNHYPLDEWLGIRKYQRHSPLVEVKVAELASKCTYRDTAETLKEWTAVAMSHQTVGSLLKRVGEAQAREDEEMVIELEESAALPEGKKVDYFYAEADGVFVRGTTKKKSLEVHHALVYEGWQKNGKRVSLKEPKAIMTTKKTAGFWAEVQAFTATHYALKHAQIITNSDGGPGYTADKFQETFSQSNYPVLNQLDAYHIFQGLNRAFGVQSNLFKQNIHQALKKHDLEALTIWLDTYESTLEETQAVEKLTSFRTYLLRNWDRIFDWREKVEQVPKDARGLGAMESNQRHISYRMKKRGMHWSEVGCEAMVKVKQGILNQTLRKAYLHQQTRSTRQQRKVKQTVRVSSLMHQKTRQSVGAKKGTIPLYAPHSSAMGQLIKSFR; encoded by the coding sequence ATGGATAACATTATATCAAAATTATACGAAATAATAAAGGAATCAAGCGATTTAATTGCTACAGAAGAATCTATTCAGCTTTATATGTATGAAGTATTTACGGAATTATTAGGAGATATATTTATACACGTAAACCAAACGATTAAGGAACAAAAGCAACAAGAAGGATGGAAAGTAAAGCGAGAAGATTGGAAAACAGTCCAATTTATTTTTGGGCCTGTCCGTTACCGTCGTACTTTAATGGCAGATCAAGAGAATCAAAATCATTATCCATTAGATGAGTGGTTGGGGATTAGAAAATACCAACGTCATAGTCCACTCGTAGAAGTCAAAGTAGCAGAGTTAGCCAGTAAGTGTACCTATCGGGACACCGCTGAAACACTGAAAGAATGGACAGCAGTAGCGATGAGCCATCAAACAGTAGGCAGCCTCCTTAAACGAGTGGGAGAAGCACAAGCGCGTGAAGACGAAGAAATGGTGATTGAGCTAGAAGAGTCAGCAGCGTTACCAGAAGGAAAAAAAGTCGATTATTTCTATGCCGAAGCAGATGGTGTATTTGTCCGTGGGACAACAAAGAAAAAAAGTTTAGAGGTTCATCATGCACTTGTTTATGAAGGCTGGCAGAAAAATGGAAAGAGAGTCTCCTTGAAGGAGCCTAAAGCCATTATGACGACTAAAAAGACGGCTGGTTTTTGGGCAGAAGTACAAGCTTTTACAGCGACTCATTACGCGTTAAAACACGCTCAAATCATTACCAATAGCGATGGTGGACCAGGCTATACCGCAGATAAATTCCAAGAAACTTTTTCGCAGTCGAATTATCCCGTGTTGAATCAATTAGACGCTTATCACATCTTTCAAGGCCTGAACCGTGCTTTTGGTGTACAAAGTAATCTCTTTAAACAGAACATTCATCAAGCGCTTAAAAAACATGATTTAGAGGCCCTAACGATCTGGTTGGACACTTATGAAAGTACCTTAGAAGAAACACAAGCAGTAGAAAAACTGACTAGTTTTCGAACTTATCTTTTAAGAAATTGGGATCGGATTTTTGATTGGCGAGAAAAAGTAGAACAAGTACCGAAGGATGCCAGAGGTTTAGGCGCAATGGAATCGAATCAACGCCATATTTCTTATCGGATGAAAAAACGTGGAATGCATTGGAGCGAAGTCGGTTGTGAAGCCATGGTGAAAGTGAAACAAGGGATCTTAAATCAAACGTTACGTAAAGCATATCTTCACCAGCAAACTAGAAGTACAAGACAACAACGTAAGGTGAAACAAACCGTTCGTGTATCGTCTTTAATGCATCAAAAGACGCGTCAGTCAGTTGGGGCAAAGAAAGGAACGATTCCGTTGTATGCCCCTCATTCTTCAGCAATGGGGCAGTTAATTAAAAGTTTTCGATAA